In Telopea speciosissima isolate NSW1024214 ecotype Mountain lineage unplaced genomic scaffold, Tspe_v1 Tspe_v1.0435, whole genome shotgun sequence, the sequence caacatatgttcattttcgatttaaaccaaaccgggtgtgtCGTTGAGGGTTATTtacgggcatttctgtacttttttgggtttggtattttccagaagttgtccttatctcttattagacgtggggatgcgatgttgaggatcgtgaccttcgaatcgataccaattttggcatttgttcattttcgatttaaaccagaccaggtgggtcatttggggttatttggcagcatttctttacttttttggcaACAGACttttctaaaatattttttttatctcttattagatgtgtggatgtgatattgagggtcgtgaccttcgaatcgatgccaattttgacatacgttgattttcagtttaaaccagactaggtatgttgtttagggttatttgagggcatttctgtactttttttggtttggtattttataaaaagtgtccttatctcttattagacgtgtggatgcgatgttgagggttgtgaccttcgaatcgatacctatttcggcatatgttcattttctgtttaaaccagaccgggtgggtcgtttggggttatttggcgacatttctgtacttttttgggtttggtattttttaaaaagtgtccttatctcttattggacgtgtggacgcgatgttgatggttgtgaccttcgtatcgatacctatttccgtatatgttcatttttagtttaaaccaggccgggtggatcgtttggggttatttgggggcatttctatacttttcggGGCTTAGGCTCTTCtgaaaagtttctttatcttttattagacgtgtgaatgcgatgttgagggttgtgaccttcgaatcgatacctatttcgacatttgttcattttcgatttaaaccaaactaggtacgttgtttagggttatttgagggcatttctgtacttttttgggtttggtattttataaaaagtgtccttatctctaattggacgtgtggatacgatgttgagggttgagaccttcgaatcgatacctttttttttataggtaagtatgattgtattgagacagaaaaagatgaaataaaatacataaaatgGCAGCCCTTGCCCCctccccttagacaggcctaagaggTGAAGGAGAGCTCCAGAGCGAACCCGAGGACAAGCCCTCGGTGATACAGCCCCAAACAACAGGGGCCTACTACTCATTGTGAAGGGGTCCTAAAGTAGGTCTTATGGTCTGAGTCATTCTTGATCAACTCCACTAAGTGCAGGGGCAAATCCGGGGGGTAGAAAAAAGATTCCCCATCCCTAGTGTCAATGGCTGCAACAAAGTCTGCCGGCTGGTTGagctccctccaaacatgtctAATCTCCTTACGTTGCAATTGCTCCATTAGAGATGTGATCCGGACCTTTAAGGCCTGCAAGCTCCAAGGACAGCTCACTATCCCATTCAAAATATCCACTGCAAGTTTGGAATCAGATCTAATAGAAACCCGAAAGAGATCCTTTTGAATGCATAAAGTGACTCCCCTAAGGATAGCAAGAAGTTCCATGCCTAGAACAGAATTATCGTCCCCCTTCCCAGCATAAGCCATAATAGCAGCCCCTGTGTCATCATGAATGATCCCACCATAAGAAGCTCTATCAGCTGtcaaagacccatcacaatgaagGGCTGTCATGTGAGTAGGAGGTCTGAACCACGCACAAGTTTTTTGTGTAATaaccttccaatccaccctaatccCCCAACTGTCAGCCAGAAACTGATTTATGGGATTTTGGACAACCGAAATGGGAAAGGCAGCACACTTGATAGCCACATCAAGTCTAATAGCCTCAATAATCTGATCATGAGACCTAACCTTGTTTTAAAAAAGCCTTCggtttctttcccaccaaataaaatgcacagtagcacaaaaagccaacttGGGAATAATGTCCATCTTGTCATTAGCACAGCCAACATTTGAGAGCCAAAC encodes:
- the LOC122648074 gene encoding uncharacterized protein LOC122648074 — its product is MTALHCDGSLTADRASYGGIIHDDTGAAIMAYAGKGDDNSVLGMELLAILRGVTLCIQKDLFRVSIRSDSKLAVDILNGIVSCPWSLQALKVRITSLMEQLQRKEIRHVWRELNQPADFVAAIDTRDGESFFYPPDLPLHLVELIKNDSDHKTYFRTPSQ